Proteins found in one Artemia franciscana chromosome 13, ASM3288406v1, whole genome shotgun sequence genomic segment:
- the LOC136034870 gene encoding uncharacterized protein LOC136034870, with amino-acid sequence MSFSMPSMPQPLPAPAVASQAQVSAAGQMNGVPQFVPQYFIAQAPAPVEVEEVDEEEDENLFALMKKKWPLLLPLLLVGLPAAVAVVVVVVVAVTRVIVVVVANFFPSIFPSLNQDRDKNKKPKPYPRPYHKKPYIAETYEKPAYDMYDKPAYEKPYSARTYRQIPSPLLNFRLINGLSNLILPMLNTEDCLERIACELGQMSKKMSPLAPSLIDLANKKFLKDKSPNFRASLTPNYAGAPYAPSYASSPYAPGYAKSPYATGSSNDQEDSHDPDYADVVAALKSGKCSKLKCTPFGLFQ; translated from the coding sequence atGAGTTTTTCCATGCCCAGTATGCCACAGCCACTTCCTGCACCAGCGGTTGCAAGTCAGGCACAAGTATCTGCTGCTGGCCAAATGAACGGTGTACCACAATTTGTGCCTCAATATTTCATTGCACAAGCACCTGCTCCCGTAGAAGTTGAGGAAGTAGACGAGGAAGAAGACGAAAATCTGTTTGCTCTTATGAAAAAGAAATGGCCACTTTTATTACCACTTCTCTTAGTTGGATTACCTGCTGCCGTTGCTGTTGTTGTCGTCGTTGTAGTTGCTGTGACTCGAGTCATTGTTGTTGTAGTCGCCAACTTTTTTCCCAGCATTTTTCCTTCCCTGAACCAAGATAGGGATAAGAACAAGAAGCCTAAGCCATATCCACGACCTTATCATAAGAAGCCGTACATAGCTGAGACATATGAGAAACCTGCTTATGATATGTATGACAAACCTGCTTATGAAAAACCCTATTCTGCCCGTACGTATCGGCAAATTCCATCTCCTTTGCTCAACTTTCGACTGATCAATGGCCTGAGTAATTTAATTCTACCGATGCTTAACACCGAGGATTGTCTCGAAAGGATTGCCTGTGAACTGGGTCAAATGTCAAAAAAAATGTCACCCCTTGCTCCTAGTTTAATCGACTTGGCTAATAAGAAGTTCTTAAAAGACAAGTCACCTAATTTCAGGGCTTCATTGACTCCAAATTATGCCGGTGCTCCCTATGCTCCTAGCTATGCCAGTTCTCCTTATGCTCCAGGCTATGCAAAATCTCCATATGCTACAGGCTCTTCTAATGATCAAGAGGATTCACATGACCCTGACTATGCAGATGTAGTAGCAGCTCTCAAGTCTGGAAAATGCAGCAAACTTAAGTGCACTCCCTTTGGATTGTTTCAGTAA